In Prosthecochloris marina, a single window of DNA contains:
- the fsa gene encoding fructose-6-phosphate aldolase has translation MKFFIDTANLDEIKAANDLGVLDGVTTNPSLVAKIVQDPDNFTYEDFKNHIAKICDIVGGPVSAEVTTLTADEMIAQGEELASIDENVVVKCPLTIEGLKAMRHLSGNGIRINATLVFSPTQAILAAKAGASYVSPFVGRLDDISTEGMALVEQIVRIYENYRYPTEVLVASVRHPQHVVEAALIGADVATIPFSVIGQLAKHPLTDNGLKRFMEDAVVIRND, from the coding sequence ATGAAATTTTTTATTGACACAGCTAATCTTGATGAAATCAAGGCGGCCAACGATCTGGGGGTTCTCGACGGTGTGACCACCAATCCATCCCTTGTGGCTAAAATCGTGCAGGATCCTGATAATTTTACCTACGAGGACTTCAAGAACCATATTGCAAAGATCTGTGATATTGTCGGTGGTCCGGTAAGTGCTGAGGTTACAACGCTTACTGCCGATGAGATGATCGCTCAGGGTGAGGAGCTTGCCTCGATTGACGAGAATGTGGTGGTCAAATGTCCGCTGACGATCGAGGGCCTCAAAGCTATGCGCCATTTGTCCGGAAACGGTATCAGAATCAATGCGACACTTGTTTTTTCACCCACCCAGGCTATTCTTGCTGCCAAGGCCGGGGCGTCGTACGTCAGCCCGTTTGTCGGACGTCTCGATGATATCAGCACGGAGGGTATGGCGCTTGTCGAGCAGATTGTCAGAATTTACGAGAACTACAGGTATCCCACGGAAGTGCTCGTTGCAAGCGTTCGTCATCCACAACATGTTGTCGAGGCTGCCTTGATCGGGGCTGACGTCGCAACCATACCGTTCAGCGTTATCGGGCAGCTTGCAAAGCATCCTCTGACCGATAATGGCCTCAAGCGGTTCATGGAAGATGCGGTCGTTATCAGGAATGACTGA
- a CDS encoding 1,9-bis(guanidino)-5-aza-nonane synthase: MHTNTTREDLLKEPVRHIDIKSFDVVPLIEQMGDTAFQARNLARAASILDRMQRDEECAVILTLAGSLISAGLKQVIIDMIEHNMIDVIVSTGANIVDQDFFEALGFKHYKGDPFADDAVLRELHIDRIYDTYIDEDELRICDDTMALIANSMKPGAYSSREFIMEMGRYIAEKNHDRNSIVYKSFEKGVPIFVPAFSDCSAGFGLVHHQWNNPGEQVSIDSVKDFRELTRIKIANDKTGIFMLGGGVPKNFTQDIVVAAEVLGYEEVSMHTYAIQVTVADERDGGLSGSTLKEASSWGKVDTVFEQMIFSEATIALPLLAGYAYHKKGWTARKPRNFNALLAEETERVKSC, translated from the coding sequence ATGCATACAAACACAACAAGGGAAGATCTGCTGAAAGAGCCGGTCAGGCATATCGATATCAAGTCGTTTGACGTTGTCCCGCTTATCGAGCAAATGGGGGATACCGCGTTTCAGGCCAGGAACCTTGCCAGGGCGGCATCGATTCTTGACAGGATGCAGCGGGATGAAGAGTGTGCGGTGATTCTGACACTGGCCGGTTCGCTTATCAGTGCCGGTCTCAAGCAGGTCATTATCGATATGATCGAGCACAACATGATAGATGTCATTGTCTCCACTGGCGCAAATATCGTTGATCAGGATTTCTTCGAAGCACTGGGATTCAAACATTACAAAGGAGATCCCTTTGCAGACGATGCCGTTCTCAGGGAACTGCATATCGATCGCATTTACGATACCTATATCGATGAGGATGAGCTTAGAATCTGTGACGATACCATGGCTCTTATCGCCAATTCCATGAAACCGGGGGCATATTCTTCAAGGGAGTTTATCATGGAGATGGGCCGTTATATCGCCGAAAAGAACCATGACCGGAACTCGATTGTCTATAAGTCTTTTGAAAAGGGTGTGCCGATTTTTGTGCCGGCGTTTTCGGACTGTTCGGCAGGTTTCGGCCTTGTTCATCACCAGTGGAACAACCCCGGTGAACAGGTGTCCATTGATTCCGTAAAGGATTTTCGTGAGTTGACCAGAATCAAGATAGCGAATGATAAAACCGGAATCTTTATGCTGGGTGGTGGAGTTCCGAAAAACTTTACCCAGGATATCGTTGTGGCTGCCGAAGTGTTGGGTTATGAAGAGGTGTCGATGCACACCTATGCCATTCAGGTCACCGTTGCCGATGAGCGTGACGGGGGGCTGTCGGGTTCGACACTGAAGGAAGCCAGTTCCTGGGGTAAGGTCGATACTGTATTCGAGCAGATGATTTTTTCAGAAGCGACCATTGCCTTACCGCTGTTGGCCGGCTATGCGTATCACAAGAAAGGCTGGACGGCCCGTAAACCGAGAAACTTCAATGCCCTTCTTGCCGAAGAGACGGAAAGAGTGAAAAGTTGTTAA
- the trpS gene encoding tryptophan--tRNA ligase: MGQKRILSGMRPTGKLHLGHYTGALENWVARQDELDTGGKRVFETYFLIADYHSLTTSLETADIFDCTIDMVTDWLAAGVDPEKSPIFRQSRVKQHTELFLIYAMLITASRLERNPTLKDQVRDLNMEAISYGHLGYPVLQAADILLYKGNIVPVGEDQLPHVEITREIARRFNKQYQHPELGDVFEEPEPKITKFSRLAGLDGKMKMSKSLGNTIFLSDSPEEVQKKLRKAVTDTQKIRKNDPGRPEVCTVFSYHCKFSDPQRVEQIERDCRSGALGCVDCKKLCATAISEELAPILEKRSEYVTQPDMVKEILLTGENRARMVAEETMSQVREAMNIG, encoded by the coding sequence ATGGGTCAAAAAAGAATCTTAAGCGGTATGCGCCCGACCGGAAAGCTGCATTTGGGTCATTACACCGGTGCACTTGAAAACTGGGTCGCAAGACAAGACGAGCTCGATACCGGCGGGAAAAGAGTGTTTGAAACTTATTTCCTGATAGCCGACTATCACAGCCTTACAACATCGCTTGAAACTGCTGATATTTTTGACTGTACCATCGACATGGTAACGGACTGGCTTGCTGCAGGCGTTGATCCTGAAAAAAGTCCAATTTTCAGGCAATCCAGGGTGAAACAGCATACCGAACTTTTCCTGATCTATGCGATGCTCATCACTGCTTCGAGGCTTGAACGAAACCCGACTCTCAAAGATCAGGTAAGGGACCTCAATATGGAAGCGATTTCCTATGGGCATTTAGGCTACCCTGTTCTTCAGGCTGCAGACATTCTGCTTTATAAGGGAAACATCGTTCCGGTGGGTGAGGACCAGTTACCACACGTTGAAATAACCCGAGAGATTGCACGGCGTTTCAACAAACAGTATCAACATCCTGAACTTGGAGATGTTTTTGAGGAACCGGAACCCAAAATCACAAAATTCTCACGCCTTGCAGGCCTCGATGGAAAAATGAAGATGTCAAAATCCCTTGGTAATACCATCTTCCTGTCAGACTCACCTGAAGAAGTGCAGAAAAAACTGCGCAAGGCTGTAACCGATACGCAGAAGATCAGAAAAAACGACCCCGGACGTCCGGAAGTATGCACCGTTTTCAGTTATCACTGCAAGTTTTCAGATCCGCAGAGGGTTGAGCAAATTGAACGGGATTGCAGATCGGGTGCGCTCGGCTGCGTTGATTGCAAAAAGCTGTGCGCCACAGCCATTTCTGAAGAATTAGCCCCGATTCTCGAAAAAAGATCAGAATATGTTACCCAACCCGATATGGTGAAAGAGATACTCCTGACCGGTGAAAACCGTGCCCGCATGGTTGCAGAAGAAACTATGAGCCAAGTCAGGGAAGCGATGAATATAGGCTGA
- a CDS encoding HAD family hydrolase, with protein sequence MTGINSVQHNDTFAFIFDMDGVLVDNMHMHARSWVELFQDYGLEGLDPDRYLRETAGMKGLDVLRHFLDKDITPEKAEQLTELKDFLYRFMYRDEIRPIEGLEVFLDKAESMKIKLGVGTGAGARNIEYTLGIPGLKNRFNAVVGSHQVRYGKPHPDIFLRVAELLETEPSRCIVFEDALPGLEAAYAAGMKSIALTTTNPAEIMRDRPGVMAVIDDFTALSPEKILEKSCIAQPSAS encoded by the coding sequence ATGACAGGAATCAACAGCGTGCAACACAACGATACATTTGCATTCATTTTCGACATGGATGGCGTTCTCGTCGACAACATGCATATGCATGCCCGTTCATGGGTGGAACTTTTTCAAGATTACGGACTTGAAGGCCTCGATCCCGATCGTTACCTCCGCGAAACTGCAGGTATGAAAGGCCTCGATGTTCTTCGTCATTTTCTCGACAAAGACATAACACCTGAAAAGGCCGAACAGCTCACGGAGCTGAAGGATTTTCTTTACCGCTTCATGTACAGAGATGAAATCCGCCCGATTGAAGGACTCGAAGTGTTTCTCGACAAAGCTGAATCAATGAAGATCAAACTTGGAGTCGGCACGGGTGCAGGAGCGAGAAACATCGAATACACACTTGGCATTCCCGGCCTGAAAAACCGCTTCAATGCTGTCGTTGGATCACATCAGGTACGCTATGGAAAACCCCATCCTGACATTTTTCTGCGCGTTGCGGAACTCCTCGAAACCGAACCGTCCAGGTGCATTGTTTTCGAAGATGCTCTGCCCGGTCTCGAAGCAGCTTATGCTGCCGGCATGAAAAGCATTGCACTTACAACGACAAATCCCGCTGAAATCATGCGGGACCGTCCAGGCGTCATGGCTGTCATCGATGATTTTACAGCCCTTTCTCCAGAGAAAATCCTTGAAAAATCCTGTATTGCACAACCATCAGCAAGCTAA
- the argS gene encoding arginine--tRNA ligase → MREYFIEHIRTALKTAGIATEKDIQIEKPADNKFGDFSTNIALVLAKECRKNPRQLSQEITEQLSFKPGTVRKTEIAGPGFINFYLEPAFIMQLLEQAITEGDGFGQSLVGQDKTAIVEYVSANPTGPLTIGRGRGGVLGDCIANILEAQGYTVTREYYFNDAGRQMTILAESVRFRYLELCGEVIDFPETHYQGSYIKVIAEKLFEKQGKALLKTDDLAPFKQTAETYIFTHIKSTLHRLDITHDSYFNEHKLYLPDESDKSPNRQVIDLLREKGYIDEYDGATWFTTSKLGQEKDKVLVKSSGEPSYRLPDIAYHITKFKRGFSEIVNIFGADHIDEYPDIIEALRILGYDTDRIRVAINQFVTTTVNGETVKMSTRKGNADLLDDLIDDVGADATRLFFIMRSKDSHLNFDVELAKKQSKDNPVFYLQYAHARICSLLRMAEQEAGFTLPAEGMQLMRKMTSDHEIRLGFMLLEFPEVIDVCGRFLEPQKMVEYLHSVAELYHRFYQECPILKAEPDIRTARLFLSVATRQVLRNGFRILGISAPESM, encoded by the coding sequence ATGCGGGAATATTTTATAGAACACATACGAACAGCCCTGAAAACAGCAGGCATCGCAACAGAAAAAGATATTCAGATAGAAAAACCGGCAGACAACAAGTTCGGAGACTTTTCAACGAATATCGCCCTCGTGCTTGCTAAAGAGTGTAGAAAAAACCCTCGCCAGCTTTCCCAAGAGATCACCGAACAACTTTCCTTCAAGCCGGGAACTGTCCGGAAAACGGAAATCGCCGGCCCGGGGTTCATTAACTTTTACCTTGAACCTGCATTCATCATGCAGTTGCTCGAACAAGCCATCACCGAAGGCGATGGATTCGGGCAGAGCCTTGTCGGGCAAGACAAAACAGCCATTGTCGAGTATGTCAGCGCAAATCCGACAGGACCGCTCACTATAGGCCGGGGAAGAGGTGGCGTACTCGGAGACTGTATAGCCAACATCCTCGAAGCACAGGGATACACCGTCACCAGGGAATACTATTTCAACGACGCTGGCAGGCAAATGACAATTCTTGCCGAATCGGTCCGTTTTCGTTACCTCGAGCTTTGCGGAGAGGTGATCGATTTCCCTGAAACCCATTATCAAGGCAGCTATATCAAAGTTATTGCCGAAAAGCTCTTTGAAAAACAAGGCAAAGCTCTACTCAAAACAGACGATCTCGCTCCGTTCAAGCAAACTGCTGAAACCTATATTTTCACCCATATCAAAAGCACGCTTCACCGCTTGGACATAACCCATGACAGTTACTTCAACGAGCACAAACTTTACCTGCCGGACGAGAGCGATAAATCGCCGAACCGGCAGGTGATCGACCTGCTCCGAGAAAAGGGGTACATTGACGAGTACGACGGAGCGACCTGGTTTACAACCTCGAAACTCGGACAGGAAAAAGACAAGGTTCTTGTCAAGTCAAGCGGAGAACCCAGTTACCGCCTTCCGGATATCGCCTATCATATCACGAAATTCAAACGGGGGTTTTCCGAAATCGTCAATATTTTCGGAGCCGATCATATCGATGAATATCCCGACATCATCGAAGCCTTGAGAATCCTTGGCTACGATACCGACCGTATTCGTGTCGCCATCAATCAGTTCGTAACCACGACCGTCAATGGTGAAACGGTCAAGATGTCAACCAGAAAAGGTAACGCTGACCTGCTGGACGACCTTATCGATGATGTCGGTGCCGATGCAACAAGGCTTTTCTTCATCATGCGCAGTAAAGATTCTCACCTGAATTTCGATGTAGAGCTGGCAAAAAAGCAGTCGAAAGACAACCCGGTCTTCTATCTCCAATACGCACATGCCCGGATTTGCAGCTTGCTTCGCATGGCCGAGCAGGAAGCCGGTTTTACCCTACCTGCCGAGGGAATGCAGCTCATGCGAAAAATGACCTCCGATCACGAAATCCGCCTCGGCTTCATGTTGCTTGAGTTTCCCGAAGTCATCGACGTCTGCGGAAGGTTTCTGGAGCCGCAGAAAATGGTCGAGTATCTGCATAGCGTAGCCGAACTGTATCACCGTTTCTATCAGGAATGCCCCATTCTCAAAGCAGAACCGGATATACGTACAGCAAGGCTCTTTCTCTCCGTTGCAACCCGGCAGGTTCTTCGCAACGGATTCAGAATACTGGGAATATCGGCACCGGAATCCATGTAA
- the nadD gene encoding nicotinate (nicotinamide) nucleotide adenylyltransferase codes for MQLAVFGGTFDPPHNGHLALCLYARELLPINRLVISVSNNPLKESPQSTDRDRVRMAGLLAETVNRTGAIAEVCSWEVDRAYPSYTIDLVTYLEEIYSSPNITLLIGEDNYRNFRHWKSWEELIRRCNIVVFARESAAEEASLEKLHEQKFHRINFNLPLSSTDIRDRIASGEDCSQQVPSSIWRYIVEEGLYRSTEQ; via the coding sequence GTGCAACTTGCTGTTTTTGGTGGAACATTCGACCCTCCGCATAATGGTCACCTTGCCCTGTGTCTTTATGCAAGGGAGCTCTTGCCGATAAACCGGCTGGTTATTTCTGTCTCGAACAACCCGTTGAAAGAGAGTCCTCAATCAACCGATAGGGACCGGGTGCGGATGGCCGGGTTGCTGGCTGAAACAGTCAACAGAACCGGCGCTATCGCTGAAGTTTGCAGTTGGGAAGTCGACCGTGCATATCCTTCCTATACGATTGATCTCGTGACATATCTTGAAGAGATCTACTCGTCACCGAATATAACCCTTTTGATCGGTGAGGATAACTACCGGAACTTCCGTCACTGGAAGTCGTGGGAGGAGTTGATCCGACGTTGCAACATCGTTGTTTTCGCTAGGGAATCGGCGGCTGAAGAAGCCAGCCTCGAAAAGCTGCACGAACAAAAATTTCATCGTATCAATTTCAACCTTCCATTATCCTCAACGGACATAAGGGATCGTATTGCTTCAGGAGAAGATTGCTCTCAACAGGTCCCGTCCTCCATATGGCGATACATTGTTGAAGAAGGATTGTACAGGTCTACGGAACAATAA
- a CDS encoding outer membrane protein assembly factor BamD, with product MPVSRFLIKRVALIAGVCLITGTLFSACSSVKPPKDGDAAVRYAYAQELVAKEDYDKAIIELESLMFDTRATTLEDDVLFALANAYYSSEQFLLAVDIYTRLLEQTPGSPYAEASQFKLAKSHKELSPTFSRDQEHTRKAIREFQLYLELYPIRDPQQLQSDIEMYTELVALNPENDLYKRNLAIVEAQYARLDKIAESSTSIGELREKLALSEYSIAEQYQKLKKYRGSIAYYDNVIRFYPDTTYYEKAWFGKIGVLIKREKWFEAQAALDAYDQQFPENMEKVEDYRDSIVEHFENG from the coding sequence ATGCCGGTTTCGAGATTTCTGATTAAACGAGTGGCTCTGATCGCCGGGGTATGTCTGATTACAGGTACATTGTTTTCAGCATGCTCTTCGGTAAAGCCGCCGAAGGATGGAGATGCTGCTGTTCGATATGCCTATGCTCAGGAGCTTGTTGCGAAAGAGGATTATGACAAGGCTATCATCGAACTGGAGTCGCTGATGTTCGATACAAGAGCGACGACCCTCGAGGATGACGTTCTTTTTGCCCTTGCTAACGCCTACTACAGTTCTGAACAGTTTCTGCTCGCAGTCGATATTTACACAAGACTTCTTGAGCAGACGCCGGGCTCGCCATATGCGGAGGCTTCGCAGTTTAAACTGGCGAAATCCCATAAAGAGCTTTCGCCGACTTTTTCACGGGATCAGGAACATACAAGAAAAGCCATCCGTGAGTTTCAGCTTTATCTGGAGCTGTATCCTATCAGGGATCCTCAGCAACTGCAAAGTGATATCGAAATGTACACGGAACTTGTGGCGCTTAATCCCGAGAATGATCTGTATAAAAGAAATCTCGCTATTGTCGAGGCTCAGTATGCAAGACTCGATAAAATCGCAGAAAGCAGCACAAGCATTGGTGAACTCAGGGAGAAACTTGCATTGAGCGAGTATTCTATTGCCGAACAATATCAGAAGCTTAAAAAATATCGCGGTTCGATAGCATATTATGACAATGTTATCCGTTTTTATCCCGATACGACCTACTATGAAAAAGCGTGGTTCGGCAAGATCGGGGTGCTTATAAAGAGAGAAAAATGGTTTGAGGCGCAAGCAGCTCTCGATGCGTATGATCAGCAGTTTCCTGAAAACATGGAAAAGGTTGAGGATTATCGCGACAGCATTGTAGAGCATTTCGAGAACGGATAG
- a CDS encoding YgaP family membrane protein: MQKNIGVLDRNVRIILGSVMLLAGLVFQGWWWLTGLVPLITGIVGFCPLYPLMGFNTAGGYGSTGGYLDPSVKPAKQEKRMPV, from the coding sequence ATGCAGAAAAACATCGGTGTTCTTGACAGAAACGTAAGAATCATTCTTGGTTCTGTAATGCTTTTAGCAGGACTGGTATTTCAGGGCTGGTGGTGGCTTACCGGTCTCGTTCCATTGATTACCGGAATCGTGGGGTTCTGTCCGCTCTATCCCCTGATGGGCTTCAATACTGCAGGCGGTTACGGCTCCACTGGCGGCTATCTCGACCCATCTGTAAAGCCCGCCAAGCAGGAAAAACGCATGCCTGTCTGA
- a CDS encoding DsrE family protein has translation MRVFGKTLAAFLLLAASMMPLQAMASDDTKGLFVVVTTGDVQTQMMAMVLSTQTVEQKKSVRMLLCGPGGELAMKNSKQTMVKPLDKSPQMLLKNLIKKGVTVEVCPLFLPNKGATPDNLIEGVTVAKPPVVAEKLREEDIKLFTF, from the coding sequence ATGCGTGTATTTGGAAAAACCCTTGCAGCATTTCTCTTGCTTGCTGCAAGCATGATGCCGCTTCAGGCGATGGCTTCAGATGATACAAAAGGCCTTTTTGTCGTTGTAACCACCGGAGATGTTCAGACTCAGATGATGGCGATGGTGCTTTCAACCCAGACCGTTGAACAGAAGAAAAGCGTTCGTATGCTCCTCTGTGGGCCAGGCGGAGAGCTTGCGATGAAAAACAGCAAACAGACAATGGTCAAGCCACTGGACAAGTCACCGCAAATGCTGCTGAAAAATCTCATTAAAAAAGGGGTTACTGTTGAAGTGTGCCCGCTTTTTCTCCCTAACAAAGGGGCTACTCCGGATAACCTCATCGAAGGTGTCACTGTCGCGAAACCACCTGTAGTTGCTGAAAAGCTTCGGGAAGAGGATATCAAACTCTTTACTTTTTAA
- the atpH gene encoding ATP synthase F1 subunit delta has product MSSTIASRRYAKALLEVAEEGGLAEAVANDLEVIRVTLDHSRDLVTMLKSPIIKGDTKARILKEVFSGLSEKTLLFINLLCRKKRASILQDVIDEYSALQDERDGIVNVDVASAVELDDEQSKKLIDGLAKYTGKKVKARLSLDKALLGGVTVKIGDTILDNSVKHQLQQLNSALTENA; this is encoded by the coding sequence ATGTCAAGTACAATAGCGAGCAGGCGGTATGCCAAAGCGTTACTCGAGGTTGCTGAAGAGGGTGGTTTGGCTGAAGCGGTCGCCAATGATCTCGAGGTGATTCGCGTGACTCTTGATCATTCACGTGACCTCGTCACGATGTTGAAAAGTCCTATTATCAAGGGGGACACCAAGGCCCGTATTCTGAAAGAGGTTTTCAGTGGCCTGAGCGAAAAAACGTTGTTGTTCATCAACCTGCTCTGTAGAAAAAAACGAGCATCGATACTGCAGGATGTTATCGACGAGTATTCCGCACTGCAGGATGAAAGGGATGGTATTGTCAACGTTGATGTCGCAAGTGCAGTCGAGTTGGACGACGAACAGTCGAAAAAGCTGATCGACGGACTTGCAAAGTATACCGGTAAGAAAGTCAAGGCAAGATTGTCTCTTGATAAAGCTCTTTTAGGTGGTGTAACCGTAAAGATCGGTGACACGATTCTTGACAACAGCGTAAAACACCAGCTGCAGCAGCTCAACAGTGCTCTTACCGAAAATGCATGA
- a CDS encoding F0F1 ATP synthase subunit B — protein MLTSGIIVLSGGLLDPNPGLIFWTTVTFVIVLFILKKFTWVPMLNALEEREKGIQDSIDRAHTAKEEAEEVLRKNKALLAKADSEAEKIVREGKEYGDKLRAEITEKAQTEAAKMIASAKDEIEQEKRRALMELRTEVADLAVKGAEKIIMANLDAEKQKKIVDSMIQDLSQNRN, from the coding sequence ATGCTTACGTCAGGAATTATAGTGCTAAGCGGCGGCTTGCTCGACCCTAATCCCGGGCTTATTTTCTGGACGACCGTCACGTTCGTTATCGTGCTCTTCATTTTGAAAAAGTTTACCTGGGTGCCGATGCTCAATGCTCTTGAGGAAAGAGAAAAAGGGATTCAGGATTCTATCGATCGAGCGCATACGGCAAAAGAAGAAGCTGAAGAGGTGCTGAGAAAAAACAAGGCGCTTCTGGCTAAGGCGGATTCGGAAGCGGAAAAGATCGTTAGGGAAGGAAAAGAGTATGGTGACAAGCTCCGTGCGGAAATCACCGAAAAGGCTCAAACGGAAGCTGCCAAAATGATAGCGTCTGCAAAAGATGAAATCGAGCAGGAAAAGCGCCGTGCTTTGATGGAGCTGAGAACAGAGGTTGCTGATCTTGCTGTCAAAGGTGCCGAAAAAATCATTATGGCGAACCTGGATGCTGAAAAGCAAAAGAAAATTGTTGACAGCATGATTCAGGATCTGTCGCAAAACCGTAACTGA
- the atpE gene encoding ATP synthase F0 subunit C — protein sequence MEGLGNEGLGYLGAGIAAGLAVLGAGLGIGNIAGSAAEGTARNPEATADIRTTMIIAAALIEGVALFGEVIAVLLVLK from the coding sequence ATGGAAGGTTTGGGTAATGAAGGCTTGGGTTATCTGGGTGCCGGTATAGCCGCAGGTTTAGCTGTTCTTGGGGCAGGTCTTGGTATCGGTAACATTGCAGGCTCAGCTGCTGAAGGTACCGCTCGCAATCCTGAGGCAACTGCGGATATCCGTACAACCATGATCATTGCTGCCGCACTTATCGAGGGTGTTGCCCTGTTCGGTGAGGTTATCGCAGTGTTGCTGGTTTTGAAGTAA